The Dethiosulfovibrio peptidovorans genome window below encodes:
- the dapD gene encoding 2,3,4,5-tetrahydropyridine-2,6-dicarboxylate N-acetyltransferase, translating into MRTEEVIGLIRDSVKRTPVTVYLSGRLGGIDWGGLRFVGGRDFGVLKGDRSAVMAALDANAAFVDDFEMEVCARNSAIPLADLNRYDARIEPGAVIRDMVEIGRGAVVMMGAVINIGAVIGAGTMIDMNAVLGGRATVGANCHIGAGAVLAGVIEPPSALPVVIEDNVLVGANAVIFEGVRVGAGAVVAAGAIVTKDVPPGVVVAGIPAKVVKDVDDRTADKTRIVADLREL; encoded by the coding sequence ATGCGCACTGAAGAGGTCATAGGCCTTATCCGAGATTCGGTCAAACGAACCCCCGTGACCGTCTATCTCTCCGGTCGTCTGGGCGGGATCGACTGGGGAGGACTTCGCTTCGTCGGGGGACGGGATTTTGGGGTGCTCAAGGGCGATAGATCCGCTGTGATGGCCGCTTTGGATGCCAATGCTGCCTTTGTAGACGACTTCGAAATGGAGGTCTGTGCTAGGAATTCGGCGATTCCCCTGGCCGATCTCAATCGATATGACGCTCGAATCGAGCCAGGGGCCGTTATCCGGGATATGGTGGAGATCGGCCGAGGGGCGGTCGTGATGATGGGGGCGGTCATCAATATCGGTGCCGTTATCGGTGCCGGCACCATGATCGACATGAACGCCGTCCTTGGCGGTCGGGCCACGGTGGGGGCCAATTGCCATATTGGAGCCGGTGCCGTCCTGGCTGGTGTTATTGAACCTCCAAGCGCTTTGCCCGTCGTGATTGAGGACAACGTGCTCGTCGGTGCCAACGCCGTGATTTTCGAGGGCGTTCGGGTGGGAGCCGGTGCCGTAGTTGCGGCTGGGGCTATCGTGACGAAGGACGTCCCCCCTGGTGTGGTGGTGGCGGGTATCCCGGCTAAGGTTGTCAAGGACGTTGACGACAGAACGGCTGATAAAACCCGGATCGTCGCCGATCTTCGGGAGCTGTAG
- a CDS encoding 4-hydroxy-tetrahydrodipicolinate reductase, which translates to MKYGIMGASGRMGKELLKVFGPENCVLSVSLEGEDVRGEPQVMLDFSRPQALARSVELCERYGAALVVGTTALDEKHFEMLQELARWVPVVQGYNFSMGIGILREILRQYAPALSEWDAEVVEAHHVHKVDAPSGTAIRLGEAVGRECPTHSLRLGGVPGDHSVIFANQGEVLSFSHRAVSRGVFALGALKAAAFALEQDPGFYCFEEVVACALKRS; encoded by the coding sequence GTGAAGTACGGGATCATGGGTGCCTCAGGGCGCATGGGGAAGGAACTGCTGAAGGTTTTCGGTCCCGAGAACTGTGTCCTCTCTGTCTCTCTTGAGGGCGAGGATGTTCGAGGAGAGCCTCAGGTCATGCTGGATTTTTCCCGGCCTCAGGCCTTGGCTCGATCCGTCGAGCTGTGTGAGCGATACGGCGCTGCCTTGGTGGTTGGAACCACCGCTTTGGATGAGAAGCATTTTGAGATGCTTCAGGAGCTGGCTCGTTGGGTTCCCGTAGTTCAGGGATATAATTTTTCGATGGGTATCGGGATTCTTCGGGAGATCCTTCGTCAGTACGCTCCCGCCTTGTCAGAGTGGGATGCGGAGGTCGTGGAGGCCCATCACGTCCATAAGGTTGATGCTCCGTCTGGGACGGCTATCCGTCTTGGAGAGGCCGTAGGGCGTGAGTGTCCGACCCACTCCCTTCGTCTGGGTGGGGTGCCAGGAGATCATTCGGTGATTTTTGCCAATCAGGGGGAAGTGCTTTCCTTCAGCCATCGGGCTGTCTCCCGGGGGGTCTTCGCTCTTGGGGCTCTTAAGGCCGCTGCGTTTGCCCTGGAACAGGATCCTGGGTTCTACTGTTTTGAGGAGGTCGTCGCATGCGCACTGAAGAGGTCATAG
- a CDS encoding 4-hydroxy-tetrahydrodipicolinate synthase — protein MFRGTGTALVTPFAEKGVDYKVFQRLIDVQIDSGVQGLIVLGTTGEAPTVTDKERDEIVSFSVRASAGRIPVIVGTGANSTEHTVELSRRACDLGADGILVVTPYYNKPTQEGLFRHFETVARAVPIPIIVYNVPGRTGCTILPETVARLAEIENVVGIKEASGDLSQVDELIRRLKALRPDFLVYSGNDDQAFHVGCSGGDGVISVLSNVVPRETVSMMNACLAGELAAARDAHMRLFPLMKALFVETNPIPVKYAVFALGLCGPEIRLPLVQASQGTRDRVDSCLADLRLLS, from the coding sequence ATGTTCAGAGGCACCGGCACGGCGCTTGTTACCCCTTTTGCTGAAAAGGGTGTGGATTATAAGGTGTTTCAGCGATTGATCGATGTACAGATCGATAGCGGTGTTCAGGGGCTCATTGTCCTTGGCACTACGGGGGAGGCTCCCACGGTCACGGATAAGGAACGAGACGAGATTGTCTCCTTCTCTGTGAGAGCCTCTGCCGGTCGGATTCCGGTGATCGTGGGAACCGGAGCCAACAGTACGGAACACACTGTAGAGCTGAGTCGACGGGCCTGCGATCTTGGCGCCGACGGTATCTTAGTTGTTACTCCCTACTATAACAAGCCAACTCAGGAGGGGCTGTTTCGCCATTTCGAGACGGTCGCCAGGGCGGTTCCGATCCCCATAATCGTGTATAACGTGCCCGGGCGAACCGGGTGTACTATCCTTCCCGAGACGGTAGCTCGCCTCGCTGAGATCGAAAACGTGGTGGGAATCAAGGAGGCTTCCGGCGATTTGTCTCAGGTTGATGAACTTATCCGGCGCCTCAAGGCTCTGCGCCCGGACTTTTTGGTCTACTCAGGCAACGATGATCAGGCTTTTCACGTGGGGTGTAGCGGCGGCGACGGGGTTATATCGGTGTTGTCCAACGTGGTCCCCAGGGAGACGGTCTCCATGATGAACGCGTGTCTCGCCGGGGAGCTGGCCGCTGCCCGGGACGCTCACATGAGGCTGTTCCCCCTGATGAAGGCTCTTTTCGTGGAGACCAATCCCATTCCGGTGAAGTATGCTGTCTTCGCACTTGGGCTCTGCGGTCCAGAGATTCGTCTTCCCCTGGTTCAGGCCTCTCAGGGAACTCGAGATCGAGTGGATTCATGTCTGGCCGATTTGAGGCTTCTGTCGTGA
- a CDS encoding peptidase M20, whose translation MDILKEALELESWIVNIRRKIHRRPELDFDLDETVALVENELTAMNIPHRRCAGSGIAAWIDGSRSGPIVLLRADMDGLPIHEETAHPYSSEIPGRMHGCGHDGHVACLLGAARMLTRQRENFNGRALLAFQPAEETTGGAQPMIDDDLWGERAPSAALALHVNPDLPAGTIGVNRGTAMAASDTFDLTIRGIGCHGAEPHKGIDTIAVACQTVTALQHIVSRRTDPTDSAVVTVGSFHGGTGRNVVAEEVRLEGIIRSVGGELRERIKEQVRTTATAIPKALGASANIQFARSYPTLDNNPQVCAVVEGCAREILGTQNVVPVDRPSMGVDDFAYFAQIIPSCYFTLGIRNEAQGITAPLHSPRFDLDESALPLGASILAKATLRLISGRTPGGRPLKKP comes from the coding sequence GTGGACATTCTGAAAGAGGCCCTGGAGTTAGAATCATGGATCGTGAACATCCGCAGAAAAATTCACCGCCGCCCTGAGCTGGACTTCGACCTCGACGAAACCGTCGCTCTGGTCGAAAACGAGTTGACGGCGATGAACATCCCCCACAGACGATGTGCCGGAAGCGGGATTGCCGCATGGATCGACGGATCAAGATCAGGCCCAATCGTGCTCCTTCGAGCCGATATGGACGGATTGCCCATTCATGAAGAAACAGCTCACCCCTATTCGTCGGAAATCCCGGGACGTATGCACGGCTGTGGTCACGATGGTCATGTAGCTTGCCTCCTGGGAGCCGCGAGAATGTTGACCCGTCAGCGGGAGAATTTTAACGGGCGAGCTCTCTTGGCTTTCCAACCAGCGGAGGAGACAACCGGGGGAGCTCAGCCAATGATAGACGACGATCTCTGGGGGGAGAGAGCTCCCTCAGCGGCTTTAGCCCTTCATGTCAACCCAGATCTTCCTGCAGGAACCATCGGCGTCAATAGAGGAACGGCAATGGCCGCCTCGGATACCTTCGACCTCACTATCCGGGGAATCGGCTGCCATGGAGCCGAACCCCACAAGGGAATCGACACCATCGCCGTAGCCTGTCAGACCGTAACGGCACTTCAACACATCGTGAGCCGTCGAACCGATCCTACAGACTCAGCCGTGGTAACCGTGGGCTCCTTTCATGGGGGAACTGGAAGAAACGTTGTTGCTGAGGAAGTTCGGCTGGAAGGGATCATCAGGAGCGTCGGTGGAGAGTTGAGGGAACGGATCAAAGAGCAGGTTCGGACGACAGCGACAGCCATACCAAAAGCTCTTGGGGCATCGGCAAATATTCAGTTTGCCCGAAGCTATCCCACTCTGGATAACAACCCCCAGGTATGCGCCGTCGTCGAGGGGTGCGCACGGGAGATCTTGGGAACACAGAACGTCGTGCCAGTGGATCGGCCATCCATGGGAGTGGACGACTTCGCCTACTTCGCCCAAATCATCCCGTCATGTTACTTCACCCTTGGGATTCGAAACGAAGCCCAGGGGATCACAGCTCCCCTTCACAGTCCACGATTTGACCTGGACGAATCAGCACTTCCTCTGGGAGCCAGCATACTGGCGAAAGCCACCCTTCGCCTTATTTCCGGGAGAACTCCTGGCGGTAGGCCTTTGAAAAAGCCTTAA